In Meleagris gallopavo isolate NT-WF06-2002-E0010 breed Aviagen turkey brand Nicholas breeding stock chromosome 5, Turkey_5.1, whole genome shotgun sequence, a single window of DNA contains:
- the TMEM251 gene encoding transmembrane protein 251, with amino-acid sequence MMNFRQRMGWIGVGLYLLASAAAFYYVFEINETYNKLALEHIQQHPKEPQEGTTWTHSLKVRLLSLPFWLWTIIFLIPYLQMFLFLYSCTRADPKTVGYCIIPICLAVICNRHQTFVKASNQISRLQLIDT; translated from the coding sequence ATGATGAACTTCCGCCAGAGGATGGGCTGGATTGGTGTGGGGTTGTACTTGCTAGCAAGTGCTGCAGCTTTTTATTATGTCTTTGAAATCAACGAGACTTACAATAAACTAGCACTGGAGCACATTCAGCAGCACCCCAAGGAACCACAGGAGGGAACCACATGGACGCACTCCTTAAAAGTACGACTGCTATCCTTGCCTTTTTGGCTGTGGACTATAATCTTTTTAATACCATATTTACAGATGTTCTTGTTCCTCTATTCCTGTACAAGAGCTGACCCCAAAACTGTTGGCTATTGCATCATTCCTATCTGCTTGGCTGTTATTTGCAATCGTCATCAAACATTTGTGAAGGCCTCTAATCAGATCAGTAGATTACAGCTGATTGACACTTAA